One genomic window of Aquisalimonas sp. 2447 includes the following:
- a CDS encoding glycosyltransferase family 4 protein, producing MPLTLKRAFTLMNASYSQDIWKFKNQLDIRRRYFGSFWAQRRIAQTTLNFNAILQIGSTFDLSPYARRHDIPCFSYHDNNIYGYLAGKNNLPERPRLIRKAVNFEKTVYQNLTGVFTMSRTLRNRFIDDFRLPEDKVFYAGFGCPFAGLHLPVKDYTRKTILFVASHSFSQKGGEILLEAFRKVRKTHPDARLILAGQTLSIDQPGVECVGFLDKRSKEGLIHYSQLYQDATLFVLPSYNEAFGEVFLEAMAHKVPCIGTDCCAMPEIICQNNSGSVIPPGDSSVLADEILQYFENPNTLEQLGRHAYEVINTEYTWENVIDRIRQHASERMLS from the coding sequence ATGCCCCTCACCCTCAAACGCGCCTTCACGCTTATGAACGCATCATACTCGCAGGACATTTGGAAGTTTAAGAACCAGCTTGACATCCGGCGCCGCTACTTCGGAAGTTTTTGGGCCCAACGACGAATCGCACAAACAACATTGAACTTCAACGCGATCCTTCAGATAGGATCCACGTTCGATCTTTCCCCCTACGCGAGAAGACACGACATCCCCTGCTTCTCCTATCATGACAACAACATTTACGGTTACCTGGCGGGCAAGAATAACCTCCCAGAACGTCCTCGCCTAATCCGCAAAGCAGTCAATTTCGAAAAGACCGTTTACCAGAACCTCACCGGTGTATTCACCATGAGCCGAACACTCCGTAATCGATTCATAGACGACTTCCGGCTACCTGAGGACAAGGTTTTTTATGCAGGTTTCGGATGTCCGTTTGCAGGCCTTCATCTCCCAGTGAAAGACTATACAAGAAAAACGATTCTTTTTGTGGCCTCTCACAGCTTCTCGCAAAAAGGGGGCGAAATACTTCTCGAAGCTTTCCGCAAGGTTCGAAAAACCCACCCTGATGCGCGCCTAATCTTGGCGGGCCAAACACTCTCAATCGACCAACCAGGAGTCGAATGTGTTGGCTTTCTCGACAAGAGATCCAAAGAAGGCCTTATTCATTACAGCCAACTCTATCAGGACGCGACGCTATTCGTTCTACCCTCGTATAACGAGGCTTTCGGGGAGGTTTTCTTGGAAGCCATGGCGCATAAGGTTCCGTGCATCGGCACTGACTGTTGCGCGATGCCAGAGATTATTTGCCAAAACAACTCGGGCAGCGTAATCCCTCCAGGCGACTCGTCCGTACTCGCCGACGAAATTCTCCAGTATTTCGAAAACCCAAATACGCTGGAACAGTTGGGCAGGCATGCTTACGAGGTGATCAATACTGAGTACACATGGGAAAACGTCATAGACCGAATCCGCCAACACGCATCTGAGCGCATGCTTTCTTAA